In Nitrospinota bacterium, the DNA window ATTCATTGAAATCGATAAGATGGCGCTCGGGTTCTCCCTGGCGGGAGAAGGAGAGGAGGTCGCGGGTGATCTTCGCAATCCGGTTGGCATGCTTCTCCATGACCCGCAGATATCGGGTGACCTCCGAGGGTGTGTCAGGATTGCCAATCAATGTGTGGAGACGCAGAATGATGACGTTCAGGGGGTTCAGTATTTCATGGGAGACCCCGGCGGTCAGCAACCCCACAGAGGCCATCTTCTCTGCGCGGACGAGCTGCTCCTCCGACCTCTTGCGCTCACGAAGGTCCTTGCTGAAACCCACGGCCCCGACCTCTTGGCCCTCCTCATCGTAGAGAATGGACGCCGAAATCAACACCGGGATGCGGGTCCCGTCCTTCGCACGGAAGGTGGTCTCGAAAGCCGAGACCGTACCGCCCCCCTCGCGCATCCGGCGCATCACCTCTTTCGCATCCTCCTTGCTCTCGTAAAGCACCGGACCTTGCCTGCCGATGACCTCCTCACGCCGATAGCCCGTGATGGCCTCGGCGCCCTTGTTGAAGAGCACAACCTTTCCTGCCCTGTCGGTCGTAACTATTGCGTCTGTGGAACTCTCGATGAGTCTTTCGAGATGTTGCTTGGACTGGCCCAGCTCTTTTTGGGATTTTTTAAGGTTGTCCTCGGTCTTGGCCATTATAAACGCCATTAGAATAATGGCCACCATCAGGGCAAAACCTACAACAAAGAGGAAGGTGGAATAGCGCCTGA includes these proteins:
- a CDS encoding PAS domain S-box protein, with protein sequence MVAIILMAFIMAKTEDNLKKSQKELGQSKQHLERLIESSTDAIVTTDRAGKVVLFNKGAEAITGYRREEVIGRQGPVLYESKEDAKEVMRRMREGGGTVSAFETTFRAKDGTRIPVLISASILYDEEGQEVGAVGFSKDLRERKRSEEQLVRAEKMASVGLLTAGVSHEILNPLNVIILRLHTLIGNPDTPSEVTRYLRVMEKHANRIAKITRDLLSFSRQGEPERHLIDFNESVKRTLSLVEHGLRIQNIEVESKLSDELPPILADQDQLQQVVLNLLTNAKDAMPDGGRLVLSTESVLENGEQFVEFRVEDTGPGITPEHMEKLFDPFFTTKDEGKGTGLGLSICQGIIETHGGAIWAKNGADGGASFVVRLAAEGVKI